Proteins from one Telopea speciosissima isolate NSW1024214 ecotype Mountain lineage chromosome 1, Tspe_v1, whole genome shotgun sequence genomic window:
- the LOC122642679 gene encoding uncharacterized protein LOC122642679 isoform X1: MTAGVLFCSSLLNLANKPSPSTYSLSSRQLFHGSRGDAFKFNRINSSRSRCSENLITVRKNKDGKFTNIATTVPSSTVLCKAQKVTTSKQPSDEDGDSNGIRRRSLQFLLWAAEGVYILWLFLLPYAPGDPVWAISSDTLNSLVGLSLNFFFILPLMNYVGIHLIEAPVLHPMSEGLFNFVIGWTFMFAPLLFTDCKRDRYKGSLDVLWGFQMFLTNTFLIPYMAIRLNEADAEYAPGKPSQLGSMMTNCATVVGLVGGAVCLVSILWSLFGRMDADFGNVTERLDFLISYLGSERLAYAFIWDICLYIIFQPWLIGDNLQIVQPSKAHKVSKLRFIPVVGLVAYLFSLETDIEV; this comes from the exons ATGACAGCCGGAGTGTTGTTCTGTAGCTCGCTTCTTAATCTGGCAAACAAGCCTTCTCCATCAACTTATTCGCTTTCTTCACGTCAGCTTTTTCATGGCAGTCGAGGAGATGCCTTCAAATTCAACAGGATTAACAGCAGCAGAAGCAGATGCTCGGAAAACTTGATAACAGTAAGAAAAAACAAGGATGGGAAATTTACAAACATAGCAACGACGGTACCTTCGTCTACGGTGTTGTGTAAGGCCCAGAAGGTCACAACCTCTAAACAGCCCTCTGATGAAGATGGGGATAGTAATGGCATTCGAAGAAGATCCCTGCAATTCCTCCTTTGGGCTGCTGAGGGTGTCTATATCTTGTggctctttctccttccttatgCCCCG GGGGATCCAGTATGGGCAATCAGTTCAGATACTCTCAATTCTCTTGTGGGCCTTTCTCtcaacttctttttcattttgccTTTAATGAACTATG TTGGCATTCATCTGATTGAAGCACCAGTGCTTCACCCA ATGTCCGAAGGATTATTTAATTTTGTGATTGGGTGGACCTTCATGTTTGCACCTTTGCTTTTTACGGATTGCAAGCGGGACAGATACAAGGGATCTCTGGACGTATTATGGGGCTTTCAGATGTTCCTTACAAATA CGTTCTTAATACCTTACATGGCGATCCGGCTCAACGAGGCTGATGCTGAATATGCTCCTGGGAAACCTTCCCAACTGGGTTCCATGATGACAAATTGCGCAACTGTTGTTGGACTTGTTGGTGGTGCTGTTTGTTTGGTGTCTATATTATGGAGCCTCTTTGGCAGAATGGATGCTGACTTTGGGAATGTGACAGAAAGGTTGGACTTCTTAATAAGCTATCTGGGATCAGAGAGGCTTGCTTATGCCTTCATATGGGATATCTGTCTCTACATCATATTTCAGCCTTGGTTGATAGGTGACAACCTACAAATTGTCCAACCAAGTAAGGCTCACAAAGTGAGTAAACTCAGATTTATCCCAGTGGTAGGGTTGGTGGCCTACCTTTTTAGTTTGGAAACTGATATAGAGGTTTAG
- the LOC122642679 gene encoding uncharacterized protein LOC122642679 isoform X2, producing MTAGVLFCSSLLNLANKPSPSTYSLSSRQLFHGSRGDAFKFNRINSSRSRCSENLITVRKNKDGKFTNIATTVPSSTVLCKAQKVTTSKQPSDEDGDSNGIRRRSLQFLLWAAEGVYILWLFLLPYAPMSEGLFNFVIGWTFMFAPLLFTDCKRDRYKGSLDVLWGFQMFLTNTFLIPYMAIRLNEADAEYAPGKPSQLGSMMTNCATVVGLVGGAVCLVSILWSLFGRMDADFGNVTERLDFLISYLGSERLAYAFIWDICLYIIFQPWLIGDNLQIVQPSKAHKVSKLRFIPVVGLVAYLFSLETDIEV from the exons ATGACAGCCGGAGTGTTGTTCTGTAGCTCGCTTCTTAATCTGGCAAACAAGCCTTCTCCATCAACTTATTCGCTTTCTTCACGTCAGCTTTTTCATGGCAGTCGAGGAGATGCCTTCAAATTCAACAGGATTAACAGCAGCAGAAGCAGATGCTCGGAAAACTTGATAACAGTAAGAAAAAACAAGGATGGGAAATTTACAAACATAGCAACGACGGTACCTTCGTCTACGGTGTTGTGTAAGGCCCAGAAGGTCACAACCTCTAAACAGCCCTCTGATGAAGATGGGGATAGTAATGGCATTCGAAGAAGATCCCTGCAATTCCTCCTTTGGGCTGCTGAGGGTGTCTATATCTTGTggctctttctccttccttatgCCCCG ATGTCCGAAGGATTATTTAATTTTGTGATTGGGTGGACCTTCATGTTTGCACCTTTGCTTTTTACGGATTGCAAGCGGGACAGATACAAGGGATCTCTGGACGTATTATGGGGCTTTCAGATGTTCCTTACAAATA CGTTCTTAATACCTTACATGGCGATCCGGCTCAACGAGGCTGATGCTGAATATGCTCCTGGGAAACCTTCCCAACTGGGTTCCATGATGACAAATTGCGCAACTGTTGTTGGACTTGTTGGTGGTGCTGTTTGTTTGGTGTCTATATTATGGAGCCTCTTTGGCAGAATGGATGCTGACTTTGGGAATGTGACAGAAAGGTTGGACTTCTTAATAAGCTATCTGGGATCAGAGAGGCTTGCTTATGCCTTCATATGGGATATCTGTCTCTACATCATATTTCAGCCTTGGTTGATAGGTGACAACCTACAAATTGTCCAACCAAGTAAGGCTCACAAAGTGAGTAAACTCAGATTTATCCCAGTGGTAGGGTTGGTGGCCTACCTTTTTAGTTTGGAAACTGATATAGAGGTTTAG